One genomic region from Bacillus sp. SLBN-46 encodes:
- a CDS encoding ferrous iron transport protein A, with product MKLVQGEKGNLIKITSLNLDGVMRRRLLDLGFVNGALVEVVRKSPLGDPIAFRVSQTTIALRKEESSKIEGELISDAG from the coding sequence ATGAAATTGGTTCAAGGGGAAAAGGGAAATTTAATAAAAATAACATCCTTAAATTTAGATGGTGTGATGAGACGAAGACTGCTAGATTTAGGCTTTGTGAATGGAGCGTTAGTAGAAGTTGTTCGTAAGAGTCCATTAGGAGACCCTATTGCTTTTCGTGTGAGTCAAACAACGATTGCCTTACGAAAAGAGGAAAGTTCCAAAATTGAGGGGGAGCTGATTTCTGATGCGGGATGA
- a CDS encoding FeoB small GTPase domain-containing protein encodes MRDEYRIALAGNPNTGKSTLFNALTGLRQHTGNWAGKTVSHAQGSVQYKDKTFHLIDLPGTYSLFSNSTDEEVARNYIVFEKPDITLVILDATSLERNFNLALQVLEMTKNVVICINLIDVAEQRGIHINERLLTNRLGVPVIKISARNKKGFPMLLDTIDRIVTGAIECNPVQITYPDEIEEKIKQIEPKVRGIVGNHLSARWVSLRLLDGDEALLNELSKRLVVAEEV; translated from the coding sequence ATGCGGGATGAATATCGCATTGCATTAGCAGGAAATCCGAATACGGGTAAAAGTACCTTATTTAATGCTCTTACAGGGCTTCGTCAGCATACAGGGAATTGGGCAGGAAAAACTGTTTCACATGCACAAGGAAGTGTTCAGTATAAAGACAAAACCTTTCATCTGATTGACCTTCCTGGGACATATTCACTTTTTTCCAACTCAACAGATGAAGAAGTAGCACGCAATTATATTGTTTTTGAGAAACCAGATATTACGCTTGTAATTCTAGATGCCACCTCATTAGAAAGAAACTTCAATTTGGCATTACAAGTGCTAGAGATGACAAAAAACGTAGTGATTTGTATAAATTTAATCGATGTTGCAGAACAGCGTGGGATTCATATAAATGAAAGGTTGCTGACAAATCGATTAGGTGTACCAGTAATTAAAATTTCTGCAAGGAATAAAAAGGGGTTTCCTATGCTCCTAGATACGATAGATCGTATTGTGACAGGAGCAATAGAATGTAATCCGGTACAAATCACGTATCCTGATGAAATAGAAGAAAAGATCAAACAAATTGAGCCAAAAGTTCGGGGAATCGTCGGAAATCATCTTTCTGCCCGCTGGGTTTCTTTAAGATTACTAGATGGTGATGAGGCTTTACTTAATGAACTAAGTAAGCGGTTAGTGGTAGCTGAGGAGGTATAG
- a CDS encoding nucleoside recognition domain-containing protein: MSLQELYAEARSLSTSEVRDEIVQHLYDRSHKLCHEGISYTKSKQDLRTEKLDAIFTSPIFGFPIMITMLGVLFYLTIAGANIPSSMLAEFFGFLEGYLTSFFQFLHAPDWVHGILVLGLYRGTTWVISVMLPPMAIFFPTFALLENYGYLPRVAFNMDRLFKRVGAHGKQSLTMAMGFGCNAAAVISTRIIESPRERMLAILTNNFVPCNGRWGTLIVLASLFMAANFTGGLKSLVTTGVIVGIVLFGIIVTFFVSWVLSKTALKGVPTHYTLELPPYRRPKIFDTVIRSSLTKSWSVLVRAVKVAAPAAILTWVFANIYIGDTSILMYAVEFLDPFGKMLGLDGYIMMAFILGLPANEIVLPILLMGYLSTGSLTEVDNLADLKNIFLDHGWTWLTALNMMLFSLLHYPCGTTLINIYKETKSKKWTVMAFLIPTVIAILVPLIITQTVRMLGIL; this comes from the coding sequence ATGAGTCTTCAAGAGCTTTATGCAGAAGCACGAAGTTTGTCAACATCAGAGGTTAGAGATGAGATTGTCCAACATCTATACGACCGGAGTCATAAATTATGTCATGAAGGCATTTCTTACACGAAATCAAAACAGGATTTGCGTACGGAAAAATTGGATGCGATCTTTACCTCACCAATATTCGGATTCCCAATTATGATTACCATGCTAGGTGTACTGTTCTATTTAACAATTGCTGGAGCGAATATCCCTTCATCAATGTTAGCCGAATTTTTTGGATTCCTCGAGGGATATCTTACTTCATTCTTTCAGTTCCTGCATGCGCCTGATTGGGTTCACGGAATATTAGTTCTCGGGTTGTATCGGGGAACGACGTGGGTCATCAGTGTGATGTTGCCGCCAATGGCAATTTTCTTTCCAACCTTTGCTCTTCTTGAAAACTATGGTTATCTGCCAAGAGTTGCCTTTAATATGGATCGTTTGTTTAAGAGGGTGGGAGCACACGGTAAGCAATCCTTAACAATGGCAATGGGCTTTGGCTGTAATGCAGCCGCTGTCATATCGACACGAATCATTGAATCTCCAAGGGAGAGAATGCTTGCCATACTGACAAATAACTTTGTACCATGCAACGGACGCTGGGGAACATTGATAGTATTAGCTTCTCTGTTTATGGCTGCTAATTTTACAGGTGGGTTAAAATCCTTGGTTACCACAGGGGTTATTGTCGGAATTGTATTATTTGGAATTATCGTCACTTTTTTTGTCTCATGGGTTTTGTCAAAAACGGCTTTAAAGGGAGTCCCTACACATTATACTTTAGAGCTCCCGCCTTACCGAAGGCCAAAGATTTTTGATACGGTGATACGTTCTTCTTTAACTAAATCGTGGTCGGTTTTAGTACGTGCGGTTAAAGTTGCTGCTCCAGCAGCCATCCTCACATGGGTGTTCGCAAATATCTATATCGGTGATACAAGTATTTTGATGTATGCAGTGGAATTTTTAGACCCGTTTGGAAAAATGCTCGGCCTTGACGGGTATATTATGATGGCATTTATTCTTGGGTTACCGGCTAATGAGATTGTCTTGCCTATCCTTTTAATGGGTTATTTATCAACAGGTTCCTTAACTGAAGTTGATAATTTAGCGGACTTAAAGAATATTTTCCTTGATCATGGATGGACGTGGCTGACCGCGTTAAATATGATGTTATTTTCACTATTGCACTATCCATGCGGAACTACATTGATTAATATTTACAAAGAAACAAAAAGTAAAAAATGGACCGTCATGGCCTTCCTTATCCCAACAGTCATCGCCATCTTGGTTCCATTAATCATTACCCAAACGGTTAGAATGCTTGGAATTCTATAA
- a CDS encoding DUF1292 domain-containing protein, giving the protein MNMSKIEIGEIFTISDENDDEQEVEVLGVMTIEGSEYVAVAFADEVKQETEEDIDIFFLKVDEDGDFTAIESDEEFDKVSEAFDDMMEEDDE; this is encoded by the coding sequence ATGAACATGAGTAAAATTGAAATTGGTGAGATTTTTACAATTAGTGATGAAAATGACGATGAACAGGAAGTAGAAGTACTTGGAGTTATGACGATTGAAGGCTCAGAGTATGTGGCCGTCGCATTTGCTGACGAAGTGAAACAAGAAACGGAAGAGGATATTGATATCTTCTTTTTGAAAGTTGATGAGGATGGAGATTTTACAGCGATTGAAAGTGATGAGGAATTTGATAAGGTATCTGAGGCTTTTGATGATATGATGGAAGAAGATGATGAATAG
- a CDS encoding alpha/beta hydrolase has translation MEVKFQKLEGSSISYVDKGEGMPVVLLHGFCGSSRYWEEVIPELSRNYRVIAPDLPGHGESKTPSNGSTIEALADRIKELIDGLNLEKVMMFGHSLGGYITLAFAEKYSNQLNGFSLVHSTAYPDSDEAKKGRQGNIEKVMQQGVRPLIDGLVPKLFSPDHKDEEYVETAKEIGYGTTQEGTIHALQAMKDRPDRNHVLENTELPVLLLAGEQDQIIPAEKTFSVTKPNITHSVIKSSGHMSMYENPKYLIRKMQEFMFRKD, from the coding sequence ATGGAAGTTAAATTTCAAAAACTTGAAGGTTCATCGATTTCATATGTGGATAAAGGAGAAGGAATGCCAGTTGTTCTTCTTCATGGTTTTTGTGGTAGTTCTCGTTATTGGGAAGAGGTCATACCAGAATTATCAAGAAACTACCGGGTAATTGCACCAGATTTGCCCGGACATGGGGAATCAAAAACACCTTCAAATGGTTCGACGATTGAAGCGTTGGCAGATCGGATAAAAGAACTTATCGATGGGCTAAATTTAGAGAAGGTAATGATGTTCGGGCACTCCTTGGGAGGGTATATTACTCTTGCTTTTGCTGAGAAGTATAGTAATCAATTAAATGGATTCTCTTTAGTTCATTCCACTGCATATCCAGATTCAGATGAGGCTAAAAAGGGAAGACAAGGAAACATTGAAAAAGTGATGCAGCAGGGAGTCCGGCCTCTAATTGATGGGTTAGTACCCAAGCTTTTTTCTCCTGATCATAAGGATGAAGAATATGTAGAAACAGCAAAGGAGATTGGTTACGGAACGACACAAGAGGGTACCATTCATGCATTGCAAGCAATGAAAGACAGACCTGACCGTAATCATGTATTAGAAAATACAGAGTTACCTGTCCTATTATTAGCAGGGGAACAAGACCAAATCATCCCAGCAGAAAAAACATTCTCAGTGACAAAACCTAATATTACTCATTCAGTGATAAAATCTTCGGGACATATGAGCATGTACGAAAATCCTAAATATTTGATAAGAAAGATGCAAGAGTTTATGTTTAGGAAGGATTAG